One window of Papaver somniferum cultivar HN1 chromosome 9, ASM357369v1, whole genome shotgun sequence genomic DNA carries:
- the LOC113311052 gene encoding protein YIPF1 homolog — MDESYAGLPTSHLLGSVPAVISSAPERKPEYANPQANLQIFPPNNGVDKGKSSKSYEGLGSPSGGNEEPPTNSWKGYFNIASYTQYFDVDTDVVLDRIKSSLYPHHGDFFTKIDGNPDLYGLIWISTTLVFVVAAFGNCATYLMDKSSNSKTTWNFDVGYLSMAACAIYGYTLVVPAAFFFLLQYLGSSPSLVRFWCMWGYSLFIFICCSFLMIPPLEFVRWTVILVAGVVSAFFVAFNIKSYIGGSDVNLVVVASFVLQLVLALFIKIWFFS; from the exons ATGGATGAATCTTATGCCGGCTTACCTACTAGTCATCTGCTTGGTTCAGTTCCT GCTGTGATCAGTAGTGCCCCAGAGAGAAAGCCCGAATATGCAA ATCCACAAGCAAATTTGCAGATATTTCCTCCTAATAATGGTGTAGATAAAGGGAAGAGTTCAAAGAGTTATGAAGGTCTAGGAAGTCCCAGTG GAGGAAACGAAGAACCACCCACAAATAGTTGGAAAGGATATTTTAACATCGCTTCATACACACAATATTTCGATGTGGATACTGATGTTGTTCTTGACAGAATTAAGAGTTCACTCTATCCTCATCATGGAGATTTTTTCACAAAGATTGATGGTAACCCTGATTT GTATGGCTTAATCTGGATCTCCACTACATTGGTCTTTGTGGTGGCTGCTTTTGGAAACTGCGCTACCTACCTGATGGACAAATCAAGCAATAGTAAAACAACATGGAACTTTGATGTTGGCTATCTTAGCATGGCGGCTTGTGCAATATATGGTTATACACTTGTGGTGCCTGCAgcatttttctttttgcttcagTATCTTGGATCAAGTCCCAGCCTTGTGCGCTTCTGGTGTATGTGGGGTTATtctctcttcatcttcatctgttGCTCT TTCCTGATGATTCCTCCGCTTGAGTTTGTTCGATGGACGGTCATTCTCGTTGCAGGGGTGGTATCAGCTTTCTTTGTTGCTTTTAACATAAAGTCGTATATTGGGGGAAGTGATGTTAATCTTGTGGTGGTCGCCTCTTTCGTCCTGCAACTTGTTCTGGCTCTTTTTATCAAGATTTGGTTCTTCTCATAG